Proteins from a genomic interval of Mesobacillus sp. S13:
- a CDS encoding YfhH family protein, translated as MGREKRYSEMNEYELNQEIASLRDKARKAEQMGMVSELAVYERKVAMAKSYMLNPDDFKPGEIYGIDGDPGSYFKIDYMNGVFAWGARLHGDGREEALPISLLLKLEQNQSN; from the coding sequence ATGGGCAGAGAAAAACGATACAGCGAGATGAATGAATACGAATTGAACCAGGAAATTGCCAGTCTCCGTGACAAGGCTAGAAAGGCAGAGCAGATGGGGATGGTAAGTGAACTTGCCGTTTACGAACGTAAAGTTGCCATGGCCAAATCATATATGCTGAACCCGGATGATTTTAAACCAGGCGAAATCTACGGTATCGATGGTGACCCGGGTTCCTATTTCAAAATTGATTATATGAATGGGGTATTTGCGTGGGGTGCACGTCTTCATGGCGACGGAAGAGAAGAAGCACTGCCGATTTCCCTGTTATTGAAATTAGAGCAAAACCAGAGTAACTAG
- a CDS encoding small, acid-soluble spore protein K: protein MRNKVTNFPNQNNNKLEGEPRAKAEYASRRADGTINTHPQERMYASSHREDDTSAVIKDHQ from the coding sequence ATGCGAAATAAAGTAACCAACTTCCCGAATCAGAACAATAATAAGCTCGAGGGCGAACCCCGGGCAAAAGCGGAATACGCTTCTAGAAGAGCTGATGGTACCATCAATACTCACCCACAAGAGCGCATGTACGCCTCATCTCACCGTGAAGATGATACTTCAGCGGTCATAAAAGACCATCAATAA
- a CDS encoding YfhJ family protein: MQETIEKLASLLQEKNKDITYEQALTWVELLWGDFESTYAKAGHKYMGSEMTEKVVRQWIDNYGEQLHEFVARNPKYKHLLNQQDPGHTH; this comes from the coding sequence TTGCAGGAAACTATTGAGAAGCTGGCAAGCCTGCTGCAAGAAAAAAACAAAGATATCACGTATGAGCAGGCATTGACCTGGGTGGAGCTTTTATGGGGTGACTTCGAGTCAACTTACGCAAAAGCAGGACACAAATACATGGGAAGCGAAATGACCGAAAAAGTAGTCCGACAATGGATCGATAACTACGGCGAGCAGCTCCACGAATTCGTTGCCAGGAATCCGAAGTATAAACATTTATTGAACCAGCAAGATCCTGGTCATACACATTAA
- a CDS encoding metal-dependent hydrolase, with translation MDTGTHVVMGFALGGLATLDPAVSESTATASSVLIATLVGSQIPDIDTVLKLRNNAVYIRNHRGITHSIPAVLLWPLLISGTIYFFYPEANLLHLWIWTFIAVFLHVFVDIFNAYGTQALRPFSSKWVALGVINTFDPIIFAIHVVGLFLWAFGYHPGYTFLTIYGILVFYYIYRFIMKFRIRRAVENIVPDATDIIIAPTMKFNHWRVAVMNKHQFFVGRGHKHHVRILDQFNRVPVPETPVLEAAKKDKNLSAFLSFSPVYRWECDEYDEYYEVRFIDLRYRSNGHYPFVAVVNLSKDLDILSSYTGWIYSEEKLRKKLEFLPGEG, from the coding sequence GTGGATACAGGAACTCATGTTGTGATGGGATTCGCTCTGGGCGGGTTGGCTACGCTTGACCCTGCTGTCAGCGAAAGCACCGCCACTGCCTCAAGTGTTTTAATTGCTACACTTGTCGGTTCGCAAATCCCTGATATAGATACTGTATTGAAATTAAGGAATAACGCTGTTTATATACGGAACCACCGGGGCATTACCCATTCGATTCCAGCAGTGCTCCTGTGGCCGCTGCTTATTTCTGGGACAATCTACTTTTTCTACCCAGAAGCAAATTTGCTGCATTTATGGATTTGGACATTTATAGCTGTTTTCCTTCATGTTTTTGTCGACATTTTCAATGCATATGGGACACAGGCATTGCGTCCTTTTTCGTCGAAATGGGTCGCCCTCGGGGTGATCAACACATTTGACCCGATTATTTTTGCGATTCATGTCGTTGGTTTGTTCCTCTGGGCATTTGGCTATCACCCTGGATATACCTTCTTGACGATTTATGGCATCCTGGTGTTCTATTACATTTATCGCTTTATTATGAAGTTCCGCATCCGAAGGGCCGTTGAGAATATTGTTCCGGATGCAACAGATATCATCATTGCCCCCACCATGAAATTCAACCATTGGCGGGTCGCAGTCATGAACAAACACCAGTTCTTTGTCGGCCGGGGACACAAGCACCATGTGAGGATCCTCGATCAATTCAATCGCGTACCAGTGCCCGAAACTCCAGTGCTTGAAGCAGCAAAAAAAGACAAGAACCTGTCGGCGTTCCTGTCCTTCTCACCAGTGTACCGCTGGGAATGCGATGAATACGATGAATACTATGAAGTAAGGTTCATTGATCTGCGCTATCGCAGCAACGGACACTATCCATTTGTCGCTGTCGTGAACCTGAGCAAGGACCTGGACATTCTCAGCTCCTACACCGGCTGGATTTACAGTGAGGAAAAACTACGAAAGAAATTGGAATTCCTTCCTGGAGAAGGGTAA
- the mutY gene encoding A/G-specific adenine glycosylase, whose translation MDIKSFQDDLIGWFENEQRELPWRKDQDPYKVWVSEIMLQQTRVDTVIPYFNRFLENFPTIEALAAADEEKVLKAWEGLGYYSRVRNLQSAVQEVNERYGGKVPDSQEEISALKGVGPYTAGAILSIAYGKPEPAVDGNVMRVLSRILLIREDIARPASRKIFEAAVRELISHENPSYFNQALMELGALICTPTSPSCLLCPVREHCEAFQEGVQNELPVKTKKKKQKNVQLASGIFKDEGGRILIRKRPGTGLLANLWEFPTVELSLDFQRQRDQLSEHFEELYGLTPKINESIGEIDHVFSHLVWNIQVFSGQFTGEIPETPQLKLVTEEEIQEFAFPVPYQKMLKQYLDSKKAD comes from the coding sequence ATGGATATAAAATCCTTTCAGGATGACTTGATTGGATGGTTTGAAAACGAGCAGCGTGAACTGCCATGGAGAAAGGATCAGGATCCTTACAAAGTGTGGGTATCAGAAATAATGCTCCAGCAAACTAGAGTAGATACTGTCATCCCTTATTTTAATCGATTTTTGGAAAATTTTCCAACAATAGAGGCACTTGCTGCCGCTGATGAAGAAAAAGTCCTTAAGGCCTGGGAAGGACTTGGTTATTATTCCCGTGTCCGTAATTTACAATCCGCAGTTCAAGAAGTAAATGAAAGATATGGCGGAAAAGTACCGGATTCACAGGAAGAGATCTCTGCCTTAAAAGGAGTTGGTCCCTACACAGCCGGTGCAATCCTGAGTATTGCCTATGGAAAACCCGAACCGGCGGTAGATGGAAATGTCATGAGGGTATTATCCCGTATCTTATTGATTCGGGAGGACATCGCCAGGCCTGCGTCCCGTAAAATTTTTGAAGCAGCAGTGAGGGAATTGATCTCCCATGAAAACCCCTCCTATTTCAATCAGGCGCTAATGGAGCTAGGAGCCCTTATCTGCACCCCGACATCTCCATCCTGCCTGCTCTGTCCGGTCAGGGAACATTGCGAAGCATTCCAAGAGGGAGTGCAGAATGAACTTCCTGTAAAAACAAAAAAGAAAAAGCAGAAAAATGTCCAGCTTGCTTCCGGGATTTTTAAGGATGAGGGTGGAAGAATCCTAATCCGAAAAAGACCTGGAACAGGCTTGCTGGCAAACTTGTGGGAGTTTCCCACTGTTGAGCTGAGCCTCGACTTCCAGCGACAGAGGGACCAGTTATCTGAGCACTTTGAAGAGCTTTATGGCTTAACACCTAAGATCAACGAATCAATAGGGGAAATCGACCATGTGTTTTCTCATTTGGTATGGAACATACAGGTATTCAGCGGACAATTTACGGGAGAAATCCCCGAGACTCCTCAGTTGAAACTGGTGACTGAAGAAGAAATTCAGGAATTTGCTTTCCCGGTACCCTACCAAAAAATGCTGAAGCAATATCTAGATTCAAAAAAGGCTGACTAA
- the fabL gene encoding enoyl-[acyl-carrier-protein] reductase FabL codes for MAQKVALITGSSRGIGKAAALELAKEGYDIVVNYARSKKGAQETAEQIEALGRKALVVKANVGDVSKIKAMFEQIDAEFGRLDVFVNNAASGVLRPAMELEESHWDWTMNINSKALLFCAQEAAKLMERNGGGKIVSISSLGSIRYLENYTTVGVSKAALEALTRYLAVELARKNIVVNAVSGGAVDTEALTHFPNREELLAEAREKTPAGRMVEIDDMINAIMFLLKDESSMIRGQTIIVDGGISLLV; via the coding sequence ATGGCACAAAAAGTTGCACTTATTACTGGAAGCAGCCGTGGAATTGGTAAGGCTGCTGCACTTGAGCTCGCAAAAGAGGGATATGACATAGTCGTCAACTATGCCCGCAGCAAAAAGGGAGCACAGGAAACAGCAGAGCAAATAGAAGCTCTTGGCAGAAAAGCCCTTGTCGTTAAGGCGAATGTCGGGGATGTGAGCAAGATCAAAGCAATGTTTGAGCAAATCGATGCAGAATTCGGCAGGCTGGATGTGTTTGTGAACAATGCAGCATCAGGTGTGCTTCGACCGGCAATGGAACTTGAAGAATCGCATTGGGACTGGACGATGAACATCAATAGTAAAGCGTTGTTATTCTGTGCACAGGAAGCGGCGAAACTGATGGAAAGGAATGGCGGCGGTAAAATCGTCAGCATCAGCTCGCTGGGCTCCATCAGATATTTGGAAAACTATACAACGGTAGGGGTTTCAAAGGCTGCCTTGGAAGCATTGACACGCTATCTGGCTGTAGAACTGGCCCGAAAAAACATCGTTGTCAATGCCGTTTCAGGCGGAGCGGTCGATACCGAAGCACTGACGCACTTCCCGAATAGAGAGGAACTCCTTGCTGAGGCCAGAGAAAAAACACCAGCAGGAAGAATGGTTGAAATCGACGATATGATCAATGCGATCATGTTCCTGCTGAAGGACGAGTCAAGCATGATTCGCGGACAGACGATCATAGTCGATGGCGGAATATCCCTATTGGTATAG
- a CDS encoding gamma-type small acid-soluble spore protein: protein MAKQPNKSQAGTNIQEVRQQNAQSAGGQGQYGTEFASETNAQEVRQQNQQAEARKGQNSGQQS, encoded by the coding sequence ATGGCAAAACAACCAAACAAATCTCAAGCTGGAACTAACATTCAAGAAGTGAGACAACAAAACGCTCAATCTGCTGGTGGCCAAGGTCAGTACGGTACTGAATTCGCGAGCGAAACAAACGCTCAAGAAGTACGCCAGCAAAACCAGCAAGCTGAAGCTCGCAAAGGCCAAAACTCTGGTCAACAGAGCTAA
- a CDS encoding YgaB family protein: protein MDKFNELVSSQMHTMEKLLYLQSELERCQEIEKQLDALKQSAELEELRLEIDLKKQDLQEIHRMFEKQTEEVIHTYQELAVSFR from the coding sequence ATGGATAAATTTAACGAATTGGTTTCTTCACAAATGCATACGATGGAAAAGCTTCTTTATCTGCAGTCTGAATTGGAAAGATGCCAGGAGATTGAAAAGCAGTTGGATGCCCTCAAGCAAAGCGCAGAATTAGAGGAACTTCGCTTGGAAATCGATCTGAAAAAGCAGGACCTGCAGGAGATCCACCGGATGTTTGAAAAGCAGACGGAGGAAGTCATCCATACGTATCAAGAGCTTGCCGTTTCCTTTCGTTAA
- a CDS encoding DUF402 domain-containing protein yields the protein MGVPTEGEPVQIHSYKHNGHIHRVWEETTVLKGTQNLVIGGNDRTVVTESDGRTWITREPAICYFHSQLWFNVIGMIREDGVYYYCNISSPFIFDGEALKYIDYDLDIKVFPDMTFNLLDEDEYERHRKEMQYPDVIDKILKYNVEKLKRWIRQRKGPFAPDFIDIYYERYLTYRR from the coding sequence ATGGGCGTACCCACAGAAGGTGAACCGGTCCAAATCCACAGTTATAAGCATAATGGGCACATCCATCGAGTCTGGGAAGAAACTACCGTCTTAAAAGGAACGCAAAATCTTGTGATAGGCGGAAATGATCGGACAGTCGTGACTGAGTCAGACGGGAGAACTTGGATTACGAGAGAGCCTGCAATCTGTTACTTCCACTCTCAGTTATGGTTTAACGTTATTGGAATGATTCGGGAGGATGGCGTGTATTACTACTGCAATATTAGTTCGCCATTCATCTTTGATGGAGAAGCACTGAAATATATTGATTATGATCTCGATATTAAAGTTTTTCCAGATATGACGTTTAATCTGCTGGATGAAGATGAATATGAACGCCATCGCAAAGAAATGCAGTACCCTGATGTAATCGATAAGATTTTAAAATACAATGTTGAAAAGCTTAAACGCTGGATCAGGCAAAGGAAGGGCCCGTTTGCGCCAGATTTCATCGACATTTATTATGAACGGTATTTGACTTATCGTCGTTAA
- a CDS encoding ABC transporter ATP-binding protein: protein MGSIRRYLKFVKPYRLQIIGTIFIGILKFAIPLLIPLLIKFVLDDVIGSDTLTKDEKIDKLLWVMGIMIVVFVVLRPPIEYYRQYFAQWTASKILYDIRDRLFTHMQRLSYKYYSNTRAGEVISRMINDVEQTKTFVVTGLMNLWLDVATIMIAAAIMFTMDVQLTFVSLILFPFYAFSVKYFFGNLRKLTRERSQALAGVQSYLHERVAGISVIKSFAIEDYEQTQFDQQNKNFLTKALEHTRWNAKAFAVVNTITDIAPLLVIGFSGYQVLQGNLTIGEMAAFIAYIDRLYNPLRRLVNSSTTLTQAIASMDRVFEFMDEKYDIKDSPDATELKKVHGDISFRNVSFSYEEDGETVLKNLNIEVQKGETIALVGMSGGGKSSFVSLIPRFFDVTEGQILLDGKDIRSFKVRSLRDKIGMVAQDNILFSESVKSNILLGRPGASDEEVIQAAKAANAHDFIMSLPEGYDTKVGERGVKLSGGQKQRVAIARVFLKNPPILILDEATSALDLESEHLIQEAIEKLAKDRTTFVVAHRLSTITHADRIVLIEHGEIVEDGSHDDLMAKQGGYHRLFQVQQLEN, encoded by the coding sequence TTGGGCAGCATCCGCAGATACTTAAAATTCGTCAAACCATATCGGCTGCAAATCATTGGAACAATCTTCATCGGTATTCTTAAATTCGCCATACCACTGTTGATTCCACTATTAATTAAATTTGTCCTTGATGATGTCATCGGCAGTGACACACTGACCAAGGATGAAAAAATAGATAAACTGCTCTGGGTAATGGGCATCATGATTGTTGTGTTTGTCGTGCTCAGACCACCTATTGAATACTATCGTCAATATTTTGCTCAGTGGACTGCGAGCAAAATCCTTTATGACATAAGAGACAGACTGTTTACCCATATGCAGCGTCTCAGCTACAAATATTACTCCAACACGAGAGCAGGAGAGGTCATCTCAAGGATGATCAATGATGTCGAGCAAACAAAGACCTTTGTTGTTACAGGACTGATGAACCTGTGGCTTGACGTTGCTACGATCATGATAGCAGCTGCTATCATGTTCACGATGGATGTCCAGTTGACATTTGTTTCGCTGATTCTCTTCCCGTTCTACGCTTTTTCGGTAAAATATTTCTTCGGTAATCTTCGGAAGCTAACGAGGGAGCGGTCCCAAGCGCTTGCTGGAGTACAAAGCTATTTGCATGAGAGGGTAGCTGGAATCTCAGTCATCAAAAGTTTCGCAATTGAGGATTATGAGCAAACACAGTTTGATCAGCAGAATAAAAACTTTCTGACAAAAGCGCTTGAGCATACAAGGTGGAATGCCAAAGCATTTGCGGTGGTCAATACGATCACGGATATCGCGCCGCTCCTTGTTATTGGCTTTTCCGGTTATCAGGTCCTTCAAGGCAATTTGACAATTGGGGAAATGGCCGCTTTCATCGCCTATATAGACCGCCTTTATAATCCTCTCAGAAGGCTCGTGAATTCATCTACTACATTGACACAGGCGATTGCGTCAATGGACCGCGTTTTCGAATTCATGGATGAAAAATATGATATCAAGGATTCTCCTGATGCAACAGAATTGAAAAAAGTGCACGGGGATATTTCTTTTAGAAATGTTAGCTTCTCTTATGAGGAAGACGGGGAGACGGTACTCAAGAATTTAAATATAGAAGTCCAAAAGGGAGAAACAATTGCCCTGGTCGGCATGAGCGGCGGTGGGAAATCCTCGTTTGTCAGTCTGATTCCTAGATTCTTCGATGTTACCGAGGGCCAGATTCTCCTCGACGGAAAGGATATCCGTTCGTTCAAGGTGCGCTCCCTGCGAGATAAAATCGGCATGGTTGCACAGGATAATATTTTGTTCAGTGAATCCGTTAAATCAAATATCCTCTTAGGCAGGCCGGGAGCAAGTGATGAAGAAGTGATTCAGGCCGCAAAGGCAGCAAATGCCCATGATTTTATTATGAGTCTGCCAGAAGGCTATGATACGAAAGTCGGTGAAAGGGGAGTCAAGCTTTCCGGAGGCCAGAAGCAGCGTGTAGCGATTGCACGAGTCTTCCTGAAGAATCCGCCGATTTTAATACTTGACGAAGCAACATCAGCACTTGACCTGGAGAGTGAACACCTCATTCAGGAAGCGATTGAAAAGCTGGCAAAAGACAGAACAACATTTGTTGTAGCCCACCGTTTATCAACGATTACCCATGCCGACAGGATTGTCCTGATTGAACACGGAGAGATTGTCGAAGACGGCAGCCATGATGATCTGATGGCAAAGCAGGGTGGGTATCATAGACTGTTCCAGGTCCAGCAGCTGGAAAATTAA
- a CDS encoding ABC transporter ATP-binding protein → MVHAPVLDVKNLKTSFITKDGEIPAVDDVSFSVNKGEILGIVGESGSGKSVTSLSIMKLIPQPPGKIAGGDILLNGENLVHASERRMREIRGNDVAMIFQEPMTSLNPLFTIGEQLVEALKIHKKLGKKAAYQQAVEMLKLVGLPRAEQIIKEYPHQLSGGMRQRVMIAMALSCHPRVLIADEPTTALDVTIQAQILALMKDLNEKLDTAIIMITHDLGVVAEVCQRVVVMYAGKIVEEGLVGDIFKNPKHPYTLGLLKSIPDIRDKQERLYSIPGNVPKPGSIKVGCRFAARCEFVIDRCLSEDPELYETGSPGHTVRCLLHEKEGVANARSTVKS, encoded by the coding sequence GTGGTACATGCTCCGGTTTTGGATGTGAAGAATTTAAAGACATCATTTATCACAAAAGACGGTGAGATTCCAGCAGTCGATGATGTCAGCTTTTCGGTTAACAAAGGAGAAATCCTAGGAATCGTCGGAGAATCAGGAAGCGGGAAGAGCGTAACTTCCTTATCCATAATGAAGCTGATTCCCCAGCCTCCGGGAAAAATTGCTGGAGGGGATATCCTCCTTAATGGGGAAAATCTTGTTCACGCTTCTGAAAGAAGAATGCGCGAAATCCGAGGCAATGATGTCGCGATGATTTTCCAGGAACCGATGACTTCGTTGAATCCACTATTCACAATTGGTGAACAGCTCGTTGAGGCGTTGAAAATACATAAGAAGCTCGGCAAAAAGGCAGCCTATCAGCAGGCTGTGGAGATGCTTAAACTAGTTGGACTTCCAAGAGCAGAACAAATCATCAAGGAATATCCTCATCAGCTTTCAGGAGGAATGAGGCAGAGGGTCATGATTGCCATGGCACTCAGCTGCCACCCTCGAGTGCTCATTGCTGATGAACCGACTACGGCGCTTGATGTTACCATCCAGGCGCAAATTCTGGCCTTGATGAAAGATCTGAACGAAAAGCTTGATACGGCGATTATCATGATTACTCATGACCTCGGTGTTGTCGCAGAGGTCTGCCAGCGTGTCGTTGTTATGTATGCCGGGAAAATTGTGGAGGAAGGGCTTGTTGGGGATATTTTTAAAAATCCAAAGCATCCTTACACTCTCGGCTTGCTCAAATCGATTCCGGATATAAGGGATAAGCAGGAGCGGCTATACTCCATTCCTGGTAATGTTCCGAAGCCAGGGTCTATCAAGGTGGGTTGCAGGTTTGCGGCAAGATGCGAATTTGTGATCGACAGATGCCTGAGCGAAGATCCTGAACTCTATGAAACTGGCAGTCCTGGCCATACTGTTCGCTGCCTGCTGCATGAGAAGGAGGGAGTAGCCAATGCCCGAAGTACTGTTAAAAGTTGA
- a CDS encoding ABC transporter ATP-binding protein, translating to MPEVLLKVDGLKKYFPITGGVLGKQTGSVKAVDDISFWVNKGETLGLVGESGCGKSTTGRMLMRLIDPTEGQVVFEGRDLVTLSDNDMRKARKDMQMVFQDPFASLNPRHTVEKILEEPLIVHGIGTKKERKQMVKEMLEVVGLSSYHAKRYPHQFSGGQRQRIGIARALMTRPKLIIADEPVSALDVSIQSQVLNLLEDLQAEFQLTYIFIAHDLGVVRHISDRVGVMYLGRLVEITEADKLYDNPLHPYTKALLSAVPIPDPDVKREQVLLTGDLPSPANPPQGCAFHTRCKECMEICKTDRPVLKEIEPGHFAACHLYS from the coding sequence ATGCCCGAAGTACTGTTAAAAGTTGATGGATTAAAAAAATATTTTCCGATTACCGGGGGGGTCCTTGGCAAGCAAACTGGAAGTGTCAAAGCTGTTGATGATATCAGCTTCTGGGTGAATAAAGGGGAAACACTGGGTCTTGTTGGCGAGTCAGGATGCGGGAAATCCACTACCGGCAGAATGCTGATGCGCCTGATCGATCCAACAGAGGGGCAAGTAGTTTTTGAAGGAAGAGATCTTGTGACTCTATCCGACAACGATATGCGCAAGGCCCGGAAAGATATGCAAATGGTCTTCCAGGATCCATTTGCTTCACTGAATCCAAGGCATACAGTTGAGAAAATCCTCGAGGAACCTTTGATCGTCCATGGAATAGGGACGAAGAAAGAACGCAAGCAAATGGTCAAGGAAATGCTCGAAGTAGTAGGTCTCAGCAGCTATCATGCTAAGAGGTATCCGCACCAATTCAGCGGCGGACAGCGCCAGCGAATTGGAATTGCCCGGGCGTTGATGACGAGGCCGAAGTTGATCATAGCTGACGAACCTGTGTCCGCGCTCGATGTTTCGATACAATCACAAGTACTGAATCTGCTGGAGGACTTGCAAGCGGAATTCCAGTTGACTTATATTTTCATAGCCCACGATCTTGGAGTTGTCCGGCATATCAGTGACAGGGTGGGGGTCATGTATTTAGGCAGACTCGTAGAGATCACGGAAGCGGATAAGCTGTACGATAACCCACTTCATCCGTACACGAAAGCCTTGCTTTCAGCCGTACCAATCCCCGATCCTGATGTGAAAAGGGAACAGGTGCTCCTGACAGGGGATCTTCCAAGCCCGGCGAATCCGCCACAGGGATGTGCATTCCATACAAGATGCAAAGAATGCATGGAAATTTGCAAGACTGATAGACCTGTATTGAAAGAAATTGAACCTGGTCACTTTGCTGCCTGCCATCTATATTCCTGA
- a CDS encoding ABC transporter substrate-binding protein: MKRRFGLMFFAFILIISLGLAGCNNDSGGTKTGGESGSDGESSSGGTLVFGRGGDSTSLDPAVTTEGEAFKVTKNIYETLIEFGEQDTEIHPGLAESWEESEDGLKHTLKLRKGVKFHDGTDFNAEAVVFNFERWKAGNKEQFYYYNSQFGDVIKEVKAVDEHTVEFTLNRILAPFYKNLAMSPFGIASPAAIEKHGDKFIENPVGTGPFKFKEWKRNDRVTLVKNEDYWEEGLPKLDEVIFRVIPENSARLNALNTGEVDIIDGVNFSDVESIENNADLQTFYRPSLNVAYLGLNNERGPMKDKKVRQALNYAVNKQALIDAFYAGAAEPAKNPMPKSVAGYNDDVEAYEYDPEKAMELLKEAGYEDGFEMELWAMPVARPYMPDGKKVAEALQKDFAEVGVKAKIVSYEWATYLEKARMGEADTFLLGWTGDNGDADNFLYVLLDQDNIDSNNYARYANQEVHDLFIKAQSTNDQAEREKLYKEAQLLIKEDAPWIPLVHSEPALAGRADVTGFKAHPTGSDLLATVEFKK; this comes from the coding sequence ATGAAAAGGCGTTTTGGATTAATGTTTTTTGCTTTTATCCTCATCATTAGCCTAGGGCTAGCCGGCTGCAATAATGACTCCGGCGGGACGAAAACAGGGGGTGAGTCTGGTTCAGATGGTGAATCATCATCAGGAGGGACTCTTGTATTTGGGCGAGGTGGCGATTCAACATCGCTTGACCCTGCGGTGACAACTGAAGGTGAAGCTTTCAAAGTAACTAAGAACATCTACGAAACTCTTATTGAGTTCGGCGAGCAGGATACTGAGATTCACCCAGGTCTTGCAGAAAGCTGGGAAGAGTCCGAAGATGGTTTGAAGCATACGCTTAAACTTCGTAAAGGTGTCAAATTCCATGACGGCACTGATTTCAACGCTGAAGCTGTAGTATTCAACTTCGAGCGCTGGAAGGCCGGCAATAAAGAACAATTCTATTACTATAACTCACAATTTGGTGACGTAATCAAGGAAGTTAAGGCAGTAGATGAGCATACAGTTGAATTCACATTGAACCGTATTCTTGCTCCATTCTACAAAAACCTTGCAATGTCTCCATTTGGTATCGCAAGCCCTGCTGCAATCGAAAAGCACGGAGATAAATTCATTGAAAACCCAGTAGGTACTGGACCATTCAAGTTCAAGGAATGGAAGCGTAACGACAGGGTAACTCTTGTGAAAAACGAAGATTATTGGGAGGAAGGGCTTCCGAAGCTTGATGAAGTCATTTTCCGAGTGATCCCTGAAAACTCTGCGCGTTTGAATGCTTTGAATACTGGTGAAGTAGATATTATCGATGGAGTGAATTTCAGTGATGTCGAGTCAATTGAAAACAATGCTGACCTCCAAACATTCTATCGTCCTTCATTGAATGTTGCTTACCTTGGATTGAACAATGAACGCGGGCCAATGAAAGACAAAAAGGTTCGCCAGGCATTGAACTATGCGGTCAATAAGCAAGCGCTCATCGATGCTTTCTATGCTGGTGCTGCTGAGCCTGCGAAAAACCCAATGCCGAAATCTGTAGCTGGCTACAATGATGATGTGGAAGCTTATGAATATGATCCAGAGAAGGCAATGGAACTTCTTAAGGAAGCTGGATATGAAGATGGTTTTGAAATGGAACTATGGGCAATGCCAGTTGCAAGACCTTATATGCCAGACGGAAAGAAAGTTGCTGAAGCACTTCAGAAAGACTTTGCTGAGGTTGGCGTAAAAGCAAAGATTGTTTCTTATGAGTGGGCAACATACCTAGAAAAAGCACGTATGGGTGAAGCAGATACATTCTTGCTTGGCTGGACTGGTGACAATGGTGATGCTGATAACTTCCTGTATGTCCTTTTAGATCAGGATAACATCGACAGCAATAACTACGCACGCTACGCTAACCAGGAAGTACATGACCTCTTCATCAAGGCTCAGTCTACAAATGACCAGGCTGAACGTGAAAAACTGTATAAAGAAGCTCAATTGTTAATTAAGGAAGATGCTCCTTGGATTCCGCTTGTCCACTCTGAACCTGCACTTGCAGGAAGAGCAGACGTTACTGGATTCAAGGCACATCCAACAGGATCTGACTTGCTTGCAACGGTTGAATTCAAAAAATAA